A single genomic interval of Amblyomma americanum isolate KBUSLIRL-KWMA chromosome 11, ASM5285725v1, whole genome shotgun sequence harbors:
- the LOC144109997 gene encoding uncharacterized protein LOC144109997, with protein MAKLSVCILFGLVVMVGLIATEAQAWSLFARNDHASADSASADSANADRSEAANADSAQADSANADRSEAANADSAEADSANADRSYAANADSAEADSANADRSEAANADSAEADSANADRSEAANADSASADSANADRSEAANADSAEADSANADRSEAANADSAEADSANADRSYSASADSAEADSANADRSDSASADSAEADSAMADRSDSASADSAEADSASADNANAD; from the exons ATGGCCAAGCTATCCGTCTGCATCCTCTTCGGTCTGGTCG taatgGTGGGACTTATTG CAACGGAGGCTCAAGCTTGGTCACTCTTCGCCCGAAATGACCACGCTAGCGCCGATTCCGCTAGCGCCGACTCTGCCAACGCTGACAGGTCCGAGGCCGCCAATGCCGATTCTGCCCAAGCCGACTCTGCCAACGCTGACAGGTCCGAGGCCGCCAATGCCGATTCTGCCGAAGCCGACTCTGCCAACGCTGACAGGTCCTATGCAGCCAATGCCGATTCTGCCGAAGCTGACTCTGCCAACGCTGACAGGTCCGAGGCCGCCAATGCCGATTCTGCCGAAGCCGACTCTGCCAATGCTGACAGGTCCGAGGCCGCCAATGCCGATTCAGCTAGCGCCGACTCTGCCAACGCTGACAGGTCCGAGGCCGCCAATGCCGATTCTGCCGAAGCTGACTCTGCCAATGCTGACAGGTCCGAGGCCGCCAATGCCGATTCTGCCGAAGCCGACTCTGCCAACGCTGACAGGTCCTATTCCGCCAGTGCCGATTCTGCCGAAGCCGACTCTGCCAACGCTGACAGGTCTGATTCCGCCAGTGCCGACTCTGCCGAGGCCGACTCTGCCATGGCTGACAGGTCAGATTCCGCCAGTGCCGATTCTGCAGAAGCGGACTCCGCTAGTGCTGACAACGCCAACGCTGATTAA